One part of the Solanum dulcamara chromosome 3, daSolDulc1.2, whole genome shotgun sequence genome encodes these proteins:
- the LOC129883336 gene encoding pentatricopeptide repeat-containing protein At5g18390, mitochondrial — protein MLSMFARIFLQRTLYSATFTNNTNIFRCLKTIAPSIDQCSNPFNGKGSCGRRVPNDDYFATIHHVSNIVRRDIYLERTLNKMRISSIVNSELVYRVLRSCCQHGIESFRFFNWARTQHPQYDPTTVEFEELLKTLARTAHWETMWKVVQQMKAQNIPISPSIVSFIIEHYGKRGLIDQAVELFNRLKNFDCPQTTEVYNAMLFALCEVKNFQGAYALIRRMIRKGTVPDKQTYSILVNGWCSAGKMREAQEFLEEMSRKGFNPPVRGRDLLIDGLLSAGYLESAKGLVRKMTKEGFVPDVGTFNSLAEAICKTGEIDFCIDLFNDVCRSGFCPDIETYKIVITAASKVGRIDDAFQILHRSIEDGHRSFPSLYAPILKALFRRGQFDDAFSFFSDMKLKGHPPNRPLYTMLIKMCSRGGRFVEAANYLVEMTELNLLPMSRNFDMVTDGLKNCGKHDLAKRIEQLEISVKGI, from the coding sequence ATGCTTTCAATGTTTGCCAGAATCTTTCTTCAAAGGACTTTGTATTCGGCTACATTCACCAACAACACCAACATTTTTAGGTGTCTTAAAACTATAGCACCTTCCATCGACCAGTGTAGCAATCCTTTCAACGGCAAAGGTAGTTGTGGCAGAAGAGTGCCTAATGATGACTACTTTGCAACAATCCATCATGTATCTAACATTGTTCGACGAGATATTTACCTGGAGCGGACCCTTAACAAGATGCGTATTTCAAGTATTGTCAACTCTGAACTGGTGTACCGTGTCCTTCGAAGTTGTTGCCAACATGGTATTGAATCTTTTCGTTTCTTTAACTGGGCTCGGACACAACACCCTCAGTATGATCCAACTACCGTCGAGTTTGAAGAACTTCTTAAGACCCTTGCCCGGACTGCCCACTGGGAGACAATGTGGAAAGTAGTCCAGCAGATGAAAGCCCAAAATATTCCTATCTCACCCTCCATTGTTTCATTCATTATTGAACACTATGGTAAGCGTGGTCTCATTGATCAGGCTGTCGAGCTCTTCAATCGGCTCAAGAACTTTGACTGTCCTCAAACTACTGAAGTATACAATGCTATGCTTTTCGCACTCTGTGAGGTGAAGAATTTCCAAGGGGCCTATGCATTGATTCGGAGGATGATACGAAAAGGTACTGTTCCAGATAAGCAGACATATTCTATTCTTGTAAATGGCTGGTGTTCTGCCGGGAAGATGAGAGAGGCACAAGAGTTCTTGGAGGAAATGAGTCGAAAGGGCTTCAATCCTCCTGTACGTGGGAGGGACCTTCTAATTGATGGGTTGCTCAGTGCTGGCTATCTAGAATCAGCTAAAGGATTGGTGAGAAAAATGACAAAGGAGGGGTTTGTGCCAGATGTTGGAACGTTTAATTCTTTGGCAGAGGCTATATGTAAAACTGGAGAAATCGACTTTTGCATTGACCTTTTCAATGATGTTTGTAGATCGGGATTTTGTCCTGATATTGAGACTTATAAGATTGTCATAACTGCTGCATCAAAGGTAGGTAGGATTGATGATGCATTTCAGATTCTTCATAGGTCAATTGAAGATGGACACCGGTCATTTCCCAGTTTATATGCTCCAATTCTGAAAGCTCTCTTCCGGAGAGGACAATTTGATGATGCATTTAGCTTTTTCAGTGATATGAAGCTGAAAGGGCATCCACCAAATCGACCACTTTATACCATGTTGATAAAGATGTGCTCTCGTGGAGGCAGATTTGTAGAGGCTGCTAATTATTTAGTAGAAATGACTGAGTTAAATTTGTTGCCTATGTCACGAAACTTTGACATGGTGACAGATGGATTGAAGAATTGTGGGAAGCATGATCTAGCCAAAAGGATCGAGCAGTTGGAGATATCTGTCAAGGGCATCTGA